A segment of the Asterias amurensis chromosome 11, ASM3211899v1 genome:
TTATCTATGGTGATCGCCGTGGCACCAGAAAGCTTACGGATGTAAATACAAATTCCATTTCCTTGTAGGCCTTTGCATGAGTTCTGGGGTCGATTCCACAATAGTCATAGGTTAGGATTAGTTAttggagttattaaaaacttaaggcaagTCCTAAGTATAAGGCTGAGTAACACCCGTGTCATCAGGCCCACCCTAGTCTCGCCGAACCAAATTCTAAATAAAGTAGGCCCTACGTCAAGTtcaacgtctgaaacagttaggagcgactggacgcgcTATAAGGCGAAAGATtaactgttgcagtcgttcggaacGACTACGTAGcgtcttggtttcagacgtcgatcttgtcatgagatGGACCTAATGTGAATGTTAATATCGCCTGTTTCAAAccaagagtcgctcctaatctatttggttcggcgtgACTCGGGCGCACCTGTTTGAAACGGGTGAAACTCTTCTTAACTCGacgtgaaatccacccaggtTCTCTTGAATTCAAACTTTGGGTCTTGTTAGTGTTGGTTTATCTCACACCTTTACCTGACATAACTATCGTCCTCCAGACAGTGGCAGAGTACGAGCGAGCCATTATCTTCAGAGCCGGCCGTCTGTTACCCGGTGGACCTAAGGGACCCGGTCTGTTCTTCATCCTCCCGTGCATCGATGAGTTCAGAGTCGTCGATCTCAGGACGCTATCTTTTGATGTTCCACCTCAAGAGGTTGTTATAATCACTGCTTTCGTCTTTCTTCTTGATCAGTTAATTTTCCTTCTCTTCAAATTAATGAACAATTgcaggtctgtatgcttcgtttttgaaaaggaaatGCCACCAAGACAATTTCCCCTTATTAAAGGGTACTCTTCGAGGAAACcataaatttgtactggagcatttcaataaCACTAAGGCAATGGCCATACAGGGGCAACTTGTATTAGAGACAATCGCCTTTGGTTGCTCCGGCTAGTATCATCAGGCCTGAGTTGACTTCTGTTTGATCCCATGATGCAGTCATTTGGTGTGTGGCACCCCAATAGTTTTTTCTGGAACTTTAAATGTTTAGAAACATTAATTCTTATAGGAGACTTATCAACTCAAGTATATGAGGATACAAGAGAAGTTTGGGACCCACTGATCGTTTCTCAGGCCTGTTAATTcctctttgccccccccccccccccccccccagccattgccttgttgcccttgaaatgctccagtagaaacgtACACTTTCATCTATGGTGCCctttttaccaaggagaagttcctttcaaaaacgaaacatacAGGCAACTACAAAATTTCGCTTTAAATTAACGACGGTTTACACAATGATAATGACTAGAATTTACATTCTCTCCTCCCCCACAAGATTTTGTCAAAGGATAGCGTAACAGTAACCGTGGACGCCGTGGTGTACATCAGGGTAGCCGATCCCACCATGGCGGTGCTGAACGTGGAGAACTACAAGCGCTCAACAGAACTTCTAGCCGCCACCACGCTGCGTAACGTCCTGGGCACCAAGACCCTGGCCGAGGTGCTGAGCCAAAGAGATGAGATCAGCGGCAGCCTTCAGACCCTCTTGGATGATGCCACTGACCCGTGGGGAATCAAAGTGGAACGGGTGGAAATGTAAGTCCAAGTTCCGAGCGAACCGTTTTGACCCTCGGAATAAACAATGCGGAACACAACTCTGCCATTTTTACTCTTATTAATTTGTCTGTGAAGGTGGTCATGCTCTATGACAACATGACAGACTCACCAGCCAATTTCTTAAATTTCTTCGGTGTAATCTTTGTGATCTTGTCTACAAACTGTGGATCTCAATTGCCATAATAATCGTGTATAGCTCTTGACTGATTGGGAATTGTCATTTAGTgttgtcatgtttgttttttatacagTAAGGACGTCAGTTTGCCGAGGCAAATGCAGCGAGCCATGGCTGCTGAGGCCGAAGCCTCAAGAGAAGCCAGAGCCAAGGTATTTCATTTCTACATTTATTATTTCCCCCTGTCTTATAACTGACAGATTTAAAGACACCTACCCATAGTTGTTAGATAAAAAGTGTTCCCAGaacaaacaaaagtgttttgGGTGAACTTTAAGTTTATGGGTCTTCTATGCTTTCAGGTGATTGCTGCTGAGGGAGAGCAGAATGCCTCCCGGGCCCTTAAGGAGGCAGCTGACATCATCGCTGAGTCTCCCAACGCCCTCCAGCTCCGCTACCTTCAGACTCTTAACTCCATCTCGGCTGAGAAGAACTCCACCATCATCTTCCCTCTGCCCATCGACATCCTGGCCGGCTTCACGAAGAAATAGTGCGGGTATAGTGTGGCCAGCGAGTAGGAAGAAGGCATAATTACCACCCTTGGAGATATTACGTCGGGGCATGCTTCTGGTCCTTGTGACACCAAACATTATTTCTGACATAAAATTCACGCATTATTTGTGACGTGAAACTCGCTCATATCGGTATATTACCGGGTTTATAAGGAAACAACTTCGTATGTCAGCCGCCCGAAGTCTAACCAATCCAGTTGTTCCTTTACGGTCTGTACGAATGTCATcgcattttttttgttctgtcaGCTTGCCAAGCGACACTCCCCATGTACTGTGATTGTTATGATGTATTATGAgtgaatggttttttttaagtgtgtATACAATCCAATAACCTAAATTCGGTCTTAAGAGTTATAAGTTGTATTTGTTTAGTTTCAAGACACAAGAGACAAGGGTATCTAAACATGATTGTACAATaggctgtttttataatagGCCTAtcagtgatttgttttgtagcatttattttctttgtactgtaaaattgtttaaattgaaTGTACCTTCTATGTTTGTCGTACTCGGACAttgtaattaaaaacaaaaacacactctAAAAAGGCCCGAGGTCAGAAGAAATGACCGGGATCCAAGACCCACTCAATGACCCGTTTGTGGAGGTAAAAGTGACCCCAGGTAACCCAGGATATGGATCTTAACCACTTGGATCCAGGTCGCAATCTGGTTCTGTACATAACAGTTGCCACAGTCGTAGAAAAATTTTCAGTGGGGTATTTATTTTCTTCTCAATCGATTCAAAAAGGGAATCCATTGTAAAAGACATCAATACATTTTTAGGAAGAGATTTTGATGTACATACATACGAAAATGCAGCCAAATGCACTGACGTCAATTCTAACGAACGATTTGAGAAGGTTCCGCGGGTCAGACCCGTATTCTGGGCTCGTGCTGGGTCAAgctgattaaagacactgcatgGAAACGTGTAATAACGGCAATTGTAACTCAGATTCTGCGATGATTACTTTCGGGTAAGTTTGACACAGTTTCCGGGTCATACCGACCCGGGTATGTGTCCTCCGTGACCCGAATCCTGATTAATTCTGACCCCgtgagtttttagagtgtatttcttttttgacgttttaaagtttgtattctaattttgtataattttgtattgttacaGAAGTAATAATAAAATTGTAAGCCATTTGGTACATACATTACGTGAACTTGGCGTGCATTATTGAGTTAAAGTCTGGAGGACATAATACGCTATGAATTGAAACGATTTTGGTTAGTGAGATGAGGACTCGCGTGGCTTTGTTTCTTCAAGCAATTGTCGACGGAACCAACAGTTCTATTTACTCTAATTGTTGTTGTGTCTTGATTTAGATCATTACAACGTGTTACCTTTCAAAAAGCTTGTCACAATATTGTGCCTTTCAACGCAAGGGTTATTTCAAAGCAAATATCTTTAATTAGCCTTGTTATATGAGTTTCCTTCAATGACATCGCGACCTTTAAAATGAGATGAATCCCACATTCACTCCCGCAGTCCAAGAGATCATACTTATTTAGAAATTTAATGGCACTgaacactatattggtaattactcaaaataactattagcatcaAAACTCAGTTTCCTTCAATGACATCGCGACCTTTAAAATGAGATGAGTCCCACATTCACTCCCGCAGTCCAATAGATCACacttatttataaatttaatggcactgaacactatattggtaattactcaaaataattattagcatcaaaactcAATTGGTACAACGAGCCATGGAAAGCTGTCGATagtttataaaacattgtgaggaacggctccctttaaggtagttttgagaaagaggtaattcctcactcaaatattacaagacttcaggcctataagtgcaacaaggatgtgtttttctttctttattctcttacatcttcgatgaccaatgactACAATGTTTtagagatttgttatttatgcatattatgttgggatacaccaagtgagctgagaatacttgtctttgacaattacataaAGTGTCCAGTACATTTATGTGAACGCTGCTGTCAACTCATTTTCCAGATGCCTATAAACTGTTTGTATGTTCAATAGGGTTATGATGGTTCATGTATACAGGAAAAGGAAATAGTTGAACTCTGTGGCAGCTGTTCTTGTGTGATTTCAGAGCGTGCCAAACGATGATATTAAAATGTTCCCTCTGGTAGACTGTTTCCATCACAGTGCAGCACACCATGGTTCATGGTCTTTATAATACCATtcattaaaggcacaggggtggatttcacaaagagttaaggctagtcttatctcgagttaggacgagttactcgtcctaacttaggactagctatacgtttttgatatctctaaaaaggactagtcctaagttaggacttgtctaacactttgtgaaatcgacccctggacacgtttgggatgtgtcaaagaccagtattccgatttgatgtatcccaacatatgcataaaacaacaagcctgtggaaatgaGAGCttagttggtcatcaaagttgcaagagaataatgaaagaaaaaagccttgttgcacgactttgtgtgctttcagattaaaaaacaaatgacaaCAACTacaaagtcttttattatttgagtgagaaattacctctttctcaaaaactacgtacttcaaagggagccgcttctcacaatgttttaacagctctccattgttcgtcaacaaataaattgttgtgctaataattattttgagtagtttataccaatagtgtccagtgcctttaaggatacATCCTCCATGGTGACACTAGCTCCGCATCTTCCAAACTCCCTAAACACGATTGTAAGACTGAGCCTGCATCCTTCATACGAGGAGAATACATAGTGAGCTCAGCGTGCATGCCGTCTGTCTCACTGCTGCGAATTGGAGCTACGATCGCAGTAGGTTTATACTTTATTGACTTTGCTCAGCGTCTGATACTCCACGGGAGGTTACCCGTAGTATATAACCAACCTATAACTCTTTTTAGGATACCCGCTGCTTCGTCGCATCACACCGACTGACTATAAACCTATGTCTGACCCAAGTGATATGGTTGCATCCTTCTACCTCAGTATATAAGTGATGTTTGTGAGcgtacctcccccccccctctcctccCGATCTCGACCCACCGCATAGCCTTCGTTATTGCGTCTTTGAAAATTGCTTACCGACCAAAAGGACCAATGGGTACAAATGCTAAAAAATTCTCGTGGCCTGACGTGGCCATCATCAGTCTTTTGAAGGTCAAATGAGAACACAACACACATTGTATTATTGtacaaaatgtttgttgtgtCACATTTTAGCCTTACAGACTGATGATGTTTTAGTGTCTTAAAGACAATCATGTTTTAGAGTTCCCGTCCGCTTCCTTCTTAGAATCTGCCTCTATGTAGACTTGGATACGTTTAAAAGATCTCagacaaaaagaaaacacattttgaaaaacagccCAGCCGGTTGTGTTTAAAAATGTGTCAGGCGACAATGAAAGccaggacgctaaacatgttttttttttgtgcataaaacGTGTGTATAAAAATCGGTATTTATGGAAAGATATGAGAACACACATAACAATCAAGAGATTAATAATGGAACTTGGTAACAAGGGGCTTGTGTGGCCACACTACACTTGTGTAAATAACTTGATTCGTTCAAGTTAGCATTGGCTTAAATTGAAGTTGACTAAAAATGAATTGTGAGATAAGTTAACTGTGGTCACTTTGATATACCCAATGTGTCACGTTAATTCTTTGTTTAATAGATTAAAATGATTGGAACGCCCTTTGTTGTTTCTTATCTCTATAGCTACGATATCGCATGCCGCCCTCACTGGTGCAGTGTCGAATGAAAACAAAGGATTTTGTATTCGACAGTGATA
Coding sequences within it:
- the LOC139944250 gene encoding band 7 protein AGAP004871-like, giving the protein MASESIKMENSSSSERRGEEDSKNRLHTAGSDAGGLDTCTKVLMGFSYFLVIIFPFALLYCIKTVAEYERAIIFRAGRLLPGGPKGPGLFFILPCIDEFRVVDLRTLSFDVPPQEILSKDSVTVTVDAVVYIRVADPTMAVLNVENYKRSTELLAATTLRNVLGTKTLAEVLSQRDEISGSLQTLLDDATDPWGIKVERVEIKDVSLPRQMQRAMAAEAEASREARAKVIAAEGEQNASRALKEAADIIAESPNALQLRYLQTLNSISAEKNSTIIFPLPIDILAGFTKK